One region of Pangasianodon hypophthalmus isolate fPanHyp1 chromosome 15, fPanHyp1.pri, whole genome shotgun sequence genomic DNA includes:
- the irf1b gene encoding interferon regulatory factor 1b isoform X2, with product MPVSRMRMRPWLEDMIDSNSVAGLVWVDKEKKMFSIPWKHAARHGWEMDKDACLFKQWAIHTGKFKPGITEPDPKTWKANFRCAMNSLPDIEEVKDKSINKGCEAVRVYRMLHVVKNKNKRSSKSQESRRRKKGRKMDADMASTEEHLYNHKQQDMITQENTIDSTESMNTASPTYDVPDCSGYEVEIGPDSTNDIFTGRFHEFQVSPVHATDYEEKAIVEERSLSCVFTQN from the exons ATGCCTGTGTCCAGAATGCGCATGCGGCCCTGGTTAGAGGATATGATTGACTCGAACTCAGTTGCTGGACTTGTCTGGGTAGATAAG GAGAAAAAGATGTTCTCCATTCCTTGGAAGCATGCTGCTCGCCATGGATGGGAGATGGACAAAGATGCCTGTCTATTCAAACAGTGGGCGATCCACACAG GCAAATTCAAGCCAGGAATCACTGAACCTGACCCCAAAACATGGAAAGCCAACTTCCGTTGTGCAATGAACTCACTGCCAGATATTGAAGAAGTGAAGGACAAAAGCATCAACAAAGGTTGTGAAGCTGTTCGTGTCTACCGCATGCTTCACGTTgtcaagaacaagaacaagaggTCATCTAAAAGCCaggagagcaggaggaggaaaaag GGGAGGAAGATGGATGCAGACATGGCATCAACTGAAGAGCACCTTTATAACCACAAACAGCAAGACATGATCACTCAGGAAAACACCATAGACAGCACTGAAAGCATGA ACACAGCAAGCCCAACCTACGATGTGCCTGACTGCTCAGGTTATGAAGTGGAAATCGGCCCTGATAGCACAAACGATATCTTCACTGGCAGGTTTCACGAGTTTCAGGTTTCTCCAGTTCACGCGACag ACTATGAGGAAAAAGCTATTGTTGAG GAGAGGAGCTTGAGCTGCGTTTTTACACAGAACTGA
- the irf1b gene encoding interferon regulatory factor 1b isoform X1, with protein sequence MPVSRMRMRPWLEDMIDSNSVAGLVWVDKEKKMFSIPWKHAARHGWEMDKDACLFKQWAIHTGKFKPGITEPDPKTWKANFRCAMNSLPDIEEVKDKSINKGCEAVRVYRMLHVVKNKNKRSSKSQESRRRKKGRKMDADMASTEEHLYNHKQQDMITQENTIDSTESMNTASPTYDVPDCSGYEVEIGPDSTNDIFTGRFHEFQVSPVHATDYEEKAIVEITRQLELDSSQWLQSNSSGKGFLCNEVAMTESYHCPESQWSDTSGEELELRFYTELIPGLPSEDLLSYTDMSNSMPHTTGLPQISCLL encoded by the exons ATGCCTGTGTCCAGAATGCGCATGCGGCCCTGGTTAGAGGATATGATTGACTCGAACTCAGTTGCTGGACTTGTCTGGGTAGATAAG GAGAAAAAGATGTTCTCCATTCCTTGGAAGCATGCTGCTCGCCATGGATGGGAGATGGACAAAGATGCCTGTCTATTCAAACAGTGGGCGATCCACACAG GCAAATTCAAGCCAGGAATCACTGAACCTGACCCCAAAACATGGAAAGCCAACTTCCGTTGTGCAATGAACTCACTGCCAGATATTGAAGAAGTGAAGGACAAAAGCATCAACAAAGGTTGTGAAGCTGTTCGTGTCTACCGCATGCTTCACGTTgtcaagaacaagaacaagaggTCATCTAAAAGCCaggagagcaggaggaggaaaaag GGGAGGAAGATGGATGCAGACATGGCATCAACTGAAGAGCACCTTTATAACCACAAACAGCAAGACATGATCACTCAGGAAAACACCATAGACAGCACTGAAAGCATGA ACACAGCAAGCCCAACCTACGATGTGCCTGACTGCTCAGGTTATGAAGTGGAAATCGGCCCTGATAGCACAAACGATATCTTCACTGGCAGGTTTCACGAGTTTCAGGTTTCTCCAGTTCACGCGACag ACTATGAGGAAAAAGCTATTGTTGAG ATCACACGGCAATTGGAGCTTGATAGTTCACAGTGGCTACAAAGCAATAGCAGCGGAAAGGGGTTCCTGTGCAATGAAGTAGCCATGACAGAATCTTATCACTGTCCAGAGAGCCAATGGAGTGATACTTCAG GAGAGGAGCTTGAGCTGCGTTTTTACACAGAACTGATACCAGGACTGCCCAGTGAAGATCTCTTAAGCTACACAGATATGTCGAACAGCATGCCTCACACAACTGGCCTTCCACAAATCAGCTGTCTACTCTGA